In Zingiber officinale cultivar Zhangliang chromosome 6A, Zo_v1.1, whole genome shotgun sequence, a single genomic region encodes these proteins:
- the LOC121996212 gene encoding uncharacterized protein LOC121996212 isoform X1 — translation MKGGNVEVISSKGCSRLLVGSSTFLPNADSLRFMASPASSSLSESTLPLPRGPFTGLVICVTGLSKEARKEVMAATHRLGGQYSGCLNPQCTHLVVQSFTGRKFEHAMQHGSKNGLFVVTLGWFVDSVNRKTRLSETLYSVKSVGENGLPSGELNRIVGVPRSDKSCLPSPSFEDGKSLGRGWQTPIKAPNKEQILSEPVFSNNFIYIDSEISDDMKKKVVESATKEGATFLDNWFIGCHASHIVCEGPSIRRYIGLANNIVTPLWILKTAKEKCIQRLVHLSSDIAKQVNMILESDQDAGEVSFRGSGHPVALRYSHSLPHVDDVKIEERLKTVELAKLGVRNRRNHRMQSCQVPIHPITPNTLLESICWTVSEPVSSTRIYTESSWIEDATEQHPSRSLGDDGNSEASFEDFSRSLRESEKREVILRSHFLTILFPLDRFGELGPSSRTFFSDNGFTCIQILEHIYHFYQENMTTVEINLAIHTDSRHADRLRALYASKESKEQGFVAFKRVDFLGSRRSFEKLKRVSGENNGNLYELLIRA, via the exons ATGAAGGGTGGTAACGTGGAGGTGATCAGCAGCAAGGGCTGTTCAAGACTCCTCGTTGGCTCTTCAACCTTCCTTCCAAATGCAGATAGTCTAAGATTCATGGCATCTCCTGcttcttcatcgctttctgagTCAACTCTTCCTTTGCCTCGGGGTCCTTTCACGGGCCTAGTTATTTGTGTTACTGGCCTCTCCAAAG AAGCAAGAAAAGAAGTCATGGCAGCGACTCACAGGCTAGGTGGTCAGTACAGTGGATGTTTGAATCCTCAATGTACACATCTCGTTGTGCAG AGCTTTACTGgtagaaaatttgaacatgcgaTGCAGCATGGATCAAAGAATGGTCTTTTTGTTGTTACTTTAGGGTGGTTTGTGGACAGTGTAAACAGAAAGA CGAGATTGAGTGAGACTCTTTATAGTGTAAAAAGTGTTGGAGAGAATGGCTTGCCTTCGGGGGAGTTAAATCGAATTGTTGGGGTTCCCCGAAGTGACAAATCTTGTCTCCCAAGTCCTTCCTTTGAAGATGGCAAATCATTGGGTAGAGGGTGGCAAACTCCAATAAAGGCTCCCAACAAAGAACAAATTCTTTCTGAACCTGTTTTTTCCAACAATTTTATCTACATTGATTCAGAAATTTCAGATGATATGAAGAAAAAG GTTGTTGAGTCAGCTACAAAAGAAGGCGCCACTTTTTTGGACAACTGGTTTATTGGTTGTCATGCAAGTCATATTGTCTGTGAAGGTCCTTCTATCCGTAGATACATTGGTCTTGCTAATAACATTGTAACT CCGCTATGGATACTGAAAACAGCAAAAGAGAAGTGCATACAGAGGCTCGTACATTTATCCTCTGACATAGCTAAGCAGGTGAACATGATTCTTGAGAGTGATCAGGATGCTGGAGAG GTTAGCTTTAGAGGAAGTGGTCATCCTGTTGCTTTGAGGTACAGTCACTCTCTTCCACATGTAGACGATGTGAAAATTGAAGAAAGGCTGAAGACTGTTGAGTTGGCAAAGTTGGGAGTGAGGAATCGTCGCAACCATCGCATGCAA TCTTGTCAGGTTCCGATCCATCCAATCACCCCCAACACTCTTTTGGAGTCTATCTGCTGGACAGTATCCGAGCCAGTGTCATCCACCCGTATCTACACAGAGTCCTCTTGGATTGAAGATGCAACCGAGCAACACCCATCTCGTTCTTTAGGTGATGATGGCAATTCTGAAGCATCTTTCGAAGACTTTTCACGCTCACTTAGAGAAAG TGAGAAGAGGGAGGTCATCTTAAGAAGTCACTTCCTTACCATACTCTTCCCACTCGATCGCTTTGGCGAGCTAGGCCCTTCGTCCAGAACATTTTTCAGTGATAATGGATTTACTTGTATCCAGATTTTGGAACATATATACCACTTTTATCAG GAGAACATGACGACGGTTGAAATCAACCTTGCAATACACACAGACTCGAGGCATGCTGATCGACTTAGAGCACTCTATGCAAGCAAAGAATCAAAAGAACAAGGTTTTGTGGCATTCAAACGTGTAGATTTTCTTGGAAGCAGACGTAGCTTTGAAAAACTAAAGAGAGTAAGCGGGGAAAACAATGGAAATTTGTACGAACTTTTGATAAGAGCATGA
- the LOC121996212 gene encoding uncharacterized protein LOC121996212 isoform X2, protein MKGGNVEVISSKGCSRLLVGSSTFLPNADSLRFMASPASSSLSESTLPLPRGPFTGLVICVTGLSKEARKEVMAATHRLGGQYSGCLNPQCTHLVVQSFTGRKFEHAMQHGSKNGLFVVTLGWFVDSVNRKTRLSETLYSVKSVGENGLPSGELNRIVGVPRSDKSCLPSPSFEDGKSLGRGWQTPIKAPNKEQILSEPVFSNNFIYIDSEISDDMKKKVVESATKEGATFLDNWFIGCHASHIVCEGPSIRRYIGLANNIVTPLWILKTAKEKCIQRLVHLSSDIAKQVNMILESDQDAGEVSFRGSGHPVALRYSHSLPHVDDVKIEERLKTVELAKLGVRNRRNHRMQVPIHPITPNTLLESICWTVSEPVSSTRIYTESSWIEDATEQHPSRSLGDDGNSEASFEDFSRSLRESEKREVILRSHFLTILFPLDRFGELGPSSRTFFSDNGFTCIQILEHIYHFYQENMTTVEINLAIHTDSRHADRLRALYASKESKEQGFVAFKRVDFLGSRRSFEKLKRVSGENNGNLYELLIRA, encoded by the exons ATGAAGGGTGGTAACGTGGAGGTGATCAGCAGCAAGGGCTGTTCAAGACTCCTCGTTGGCTCTTCAACCTTCCTTCCAAATGCAGATAGTCTAAGATTCATGGCATCTCCTGcttcttcatcgctttctgagTCAACTCTTCCTTTGCCTCGGGGTCCTTTCACGGGCCTAGTTATTTGTGTTACTGGCCTCTCCAAAG AAGCAAGAAAAGAAGTCATGGCAGCGACTCACAGGCTAGGTGGTCAGTACAGTGGATGTTTGAATCCTCAATGTACACATCTCGTTGTGCAG AGCTTTACTGgtagaaaatttgaacatgcgaTGCAGCATGGATCAAAGAATGGTCTTTTTGTTGTTACTTTAGGGTGGTTTGTGGACAGTGTAAACAGAAAGA CGAGATTGAGTGAGACTCTTTATAGTGTAAAAAGTGTTGGAGAGAATGGCTTGCCTTCGGGGGAGTTAAATCGAATTGTTGGGGTTCCCCGAAGTGACAAATCTTGTCTCCCAAGTCCTTCCTTTGAAGATGGCAAATCATTGGGTAGAGGGTGGCAAACTCCAATAAAGGCTCCCAACAAAGAACAAATTCTTTCTGAACCTGTTTTTTCCAACAATTTTATCTACATTGATTCAGAAATTTCAGATGATATGAAGAAAAAG GTTGTTGAGTCAGCTACAAAAGAAGGCGCCACTTTTTTGGACAACTGGTTTATTGGTTGTCATGCAAGTCATATTGTCTGTGAAGGTCCTTCTATCCGTAGATACATTGGTCTTGCTAATAACATTGTAACT CCGCTATGGATACTGAAAACAGCAAAAGAGAAGTGCATACAGAGGCTCGTACATTTATCCTCTGACATAGCTAAGCAGGTGAACATGATTCTTGAGAGTGATCAGGATGCTGGAGAG GTTAGCTTTAGAGGAAGTGGTCATCCTGTTGCTTTGAGGTACAGTCACTCTCTTCCACATGTAGACGATGTGAAAATTGAAGAAAGGCTGAAGACTGTTGAGTTGGCAAAGTTGGGAGTGAGGAATCGTCGCAACCATCGCATGCAA GTTCCGATCCATCCAATCACCCCCAACACTCTTTTGGAGTCTATCTGCTGGACAGTATCCGAGCCAGTGTCATCCACCCGTATCTACACAGAGTCCTCTTGGATTGAAGATGCAACCGAGCAACACCCATCTCGTTCTTTAGGTGATGATGGCAATTCTGAAGCATCTTTCGAAGACTTTTCACGCTCACTTAGAGAAAG TGAGAAGAGGGAGGTCATCTTAAGAAGTCACTTCCTTACCATACTCTTCCCACTCGATCGCTTTGGCGAGCTAGGCCCTTCGTCCAGAACATTTTTCAGTGATAATGGATTTACTTGTATCCAGATTTTGGAACATATATACCACTTTTATCAG GAGAACATGACGACGGTTGAAATCAACCTTGCAATACACACAGACTCGAGGCATGCTGATCGACTTAGAGCACTCTATGCAAGCAAAGAATCAAAAGAACAAGGTTTTGTGGCATTCAAACGTGTAGATTTTCTTGGAAGCAGACGTAGCTTTGAAAAACTAAAGAGAGTAAGCGGGGAAAACAATGGAAATTTGTACGAACTTTTGATAAGAGCATGA
- the LOC121996212 gene encoding uncharacterized protein LOC121996212 isoform X3, with amino-acid sequence MAATHRLGGQYSGCLNPQCTHLVVQSFTGRKFEHAMQHGSKNGLFVVTLGWFVDSVNRKTRLSETLYSVKSVGENGLPSGELNRIVGVPRSDKSCLPSPSFEDGKSLGRGWQTPIKAPNKEQILSEPVFSNNFIYIDSEISDDMKKKVVESATKEGATFLDNWFIGCHASHIVCEGPSIRRYIGLANNIVTPLWILKTAKEKCIQRLVHLSSDIAKQVNMILESDQDAGEVSFRGSGHPVALRYSHSLPHVDDVKIEERLKTVELAKLGVRNRRNHRMQSCQVPIHPITPNTLLESICWTVSEPVSSTRIYTESSWIEDATEQHPSRSLGDDGNSEASFEDFSRSLRESEKREVILRSHFLTILFPLDRFGELGPSSRTFFSDNGFTCIQILEHIYHFYQENMTTVEINLAIHTDSRHADRLRALYASKESKEQGFVAFKRVDFLGSRRSFEKLKRVSGENNGNLYELLIRA; translated from the exons ATGGCAGCGACTCACAGGCTAGGTGGTCAGTACAGTGGATGTTTGAATCCTCAATGTACACATCTCGTTGTGCAG AGCTTTACTGgtagaaaatttgaacatgcgaTGCAGCATGGATCAAAGAATGGTCTTTTTGTTGTTACTTTAGGGTGGTTTGTGGACAGTGTAAACAGAAAGA CGAGATTGAGTGAGACTCTTTATAGTGTAAAAAGTGTTGGAGAGAATGGCTTGCCTTCGGGGGAGTTAAATCGAATTGTTGGGGTTCCCCGAAGTGACAAATCTTGTCTCCCAAGTCCTTCCTTTGAAGATGGCAAATCATTGGGTAGAGGGTGGCAAACTCCAATAAAGGCTCCCAACAAAGAACAAATTCTTTCTGAACCTGTTTTTTCCAACAATTTTATCTACATTGATTCAGAAATTTCAGATGATATGAAGAAAAAG GTTGTTGAGTCAGCTACAAAAGAAGGCGCCACTTTTTTGGACAACTGGTTTATTGGTTGTCATGCAAGTCATATTGTCTGTGAAGGTCCTTCTATCCGTAGATACATTGGTCTTGCTAATAACATTGTAACT CCGCTATGGATACTGAAAACAGCAAAAGAGAAGTGCATACAGAGGCTCGTACATTTATCCTCTGACATAGCTAAGCAGGTGAACATGATTCTTGAGAGTGATCAGGATGCTGGAGAG GTTAGCTTTAGAGGAAGTGGTCATCCTGTTGCTTTGAGGTACAGTCACTCTCTTCCACATGTAGACGATGTGAAAATTGAAGAAAGGCTGAAGACTGTTGAGTTGGCAAAGTTGGGAGTGAGGAATCGTCGCAACCATCGCATGCAA TCTTGTCAGGTTCCGATCCATCCAATCACCCCCAACACTCTTTTGGAGTCTATCTGCTGGACAGTATCCGAGCCAGTGTCATCCACCCGTATCTACACAGAGTCCTCTTGGATTGAAGATGCAACCGAGCAACACCCATCTCGTTCTTTAGGTGATGATGGCAATTCTGAAGCATCTTTCGAAGACTTTTCACGCTCACTTAGAGAAAG TGAGAAGAGGGAGGTCATCTTAAGAAGTCACTTCCTTACCATACTCTTCCCACTCGATCGCTTTGGCGAGCTAGGCCCTTCGTCCAGAACATTTTTCAGTGATAATGGATTTACTTGTATCCAGATTTTGGAACATATATACCACTTTTATCAG GAGAACATGACGACGGTTGAAATCAACCTTGCAATACACACAGACTCGAGGCATGCTGATCGACTTAGAGCACTCTATGCAAGCAAAGAATCAAAAGAACAAGGTTTTGTGGCATTCAAACGTGTAGATTTTCTTGGAAGCAGACGTAGCTTTGAAAAACTAAAGAGAGTAAGCGGGGAAAACAATGGAAATTTGTACGAACTTTTGATAAGAGCATGA